In a single window of the Nicotiana tomentosiformis chromosome 8, ASM39032v3, whole genome shotgun sequence genome:
- the LOC117280358 gene encoding secretory carrier-associated membrane protein 1-like, with amino-acid sequence MVQVEKYYPSIFPAADVCLRYQCHEYSLICFLDAQELGRREEATARVGIVIEEKNWPPFFPIIHHDIANEIPIHLQKLQYAAFTAFLGLFVCLLWNIIALTIAWIREGDVKIWFLSIIYFISGVPGAYILWYRPLYRAFRTEGVVQFAGFFLFYKLHIIFCVFAAVSPRVVFDGKSLTGILPTLDLMSDDVLVGIFYFVGFGLFCLESVLSILVIVNIYVFLWKS; translated from the exons ATGG TTCAAGTGGAAAAATATTACCCCTCCATTTTCCCAGCTGCTGATGTTTGTTTGAGGTATCAATGTCATGAGTATTCCTTGATTTGTTTTCTTGATGCACAGGAATTGGGACGAAGAGAAGAGGCTACTGCAAGAG TTGGCATTGTTATTGAGGAGAAAAATTGGCCTCCATTCTTCCCAATTATACATCATGACATTGCAAATGAAATACCAATTCATTTGCAAAAGCTGCAATATGCTGCATTTACAGCCTTTTTGG GACTTTTTGTGTGCCTTTTATGGAACATCATAGCTCTCACTATAGCATGGATTAGAGAAGGAG ATGTCAAGATCTGGTTCCTTTCTATTATCTACTTCATATCGGGTGTTCCAGGAGCCTATATATTGTGGTATCGTCCTCTTTATCGTGCTTTTAG AACTGAGGGTGTCGTGCAGTTTGCGGGATTTTTCTTGTTTTACAAA CTTCATATTATATTCTGCGTCTTTGCTGCTGTTTCTCCTCGAGTAGTTTTCGATGGAAAATCACTTAC AGGCATTCTACCTACATTAGATCTCATGAGTGATGACGTACTTGTTGGG ATTTTCTATTTCGTCGGTTTTGGGCTGTTTTGTCTTGAATCTGTGCTGAGCATCTTGGTTATAG TAAATATATATGTATTTCTGTGGAAGTCGTAA